One part of the Lycium ferocissimum isolate CSIRO_LF1 chromosome 8, AGI_CSIRO_Lferr_CH_V1, whole genome shotgun sequence genome encodes these proteins:
- the LOC132066698 gene encoding HVA22-like protein a isoform X2, producing MHLHYQLRFFTSSSSSIQITSSPTTVSYLREYQNMGSGSDNNVLAVIAKNIDVLALPLVSLVYPLYASIRAIETKSRADDRQWLTYWVLYSLITLFELSFSKVIEWFPIWSYAKLAAICWLVLPYFNGAAYVYENFIRPFYRNPQVKIWYVPLKKDIFSKPDDVLTAAEKYIEEHGPQAFERLLAKADRDARSRRNNYMTFDDDYRY from the exons ATGCATTTACACTACCAATTGAGGTTTTTCACTTCATCTTCTAGTAGTATACAAATAACCTCTTCTCCCACCACTGTTTCTTATTTGAGAGAGTATCAAAACATGGGTTCAGGTTCAGACAACAATGTTCTTGCTGTAATAGCCAAAAATATTGATGTTCTTGCTTT GCCTCTAGTCTCTCTTGTTTACCCACT GTATGCTTCTATTAGGGCTATAGAAACAAAGTCCCGTGCAGATGATAGGCAATGGCTAACGTATTGGGTTCTTTATTCTTTGATTACTCTCTTCGAACTTAGTTTCTCTAAGGTCATTGAGTG GTTTCCAATATGGTCTTATGCAAAGCTAGCTGCAATATGCTGGCTAGTTCTACCTTACTTCAATGGAGCAGCTTATGTTTATGAGAATTTCATAAGACCATTTTACAGAAATCCACAAGTTAAAATTTGGTATGTTCCTCTGAAGAAGGACATTTTCAGTAAGCCAGACGATGTCCTAACAGCTGCAGagaaatatattgaagaacaCGGACCACAAGCATTTGAAAGGCTTTTAGCCAAG GCTGATAGAGATGCAAGAAGCAGGAGGAACAACTACATGACCTTTGATGATGATTATCGATATTGA
- the LOC132066698 gene encoding HVA22-like protein a isoform X1, giving the protein MHLHYQLRFFTSSSSSIQITSSPTTVSYLREYQNMGSGSDNNVLAVIAKNIDVLALPLVSLVYPLYASIRAIETKSRADDRQWLTYWVLYSLITLFELSFSKVIEWFPIWSYAKLAAICWLVLPYFNGAAYVYENFIRPFYRNPQVKIWYVPLKKDIFSKPDDVLTAAEKYIEEHGPQAFERLLAKQADRDARSRRNNYMTFDDDYRY; this is encoded by the exons ATGCATTTACACTACCAATTGAGGTTTTTCACTTCATCTTCTAGTAGTATACAAATAACCTCTTCTCCCACCACTGTTTCTTATTTGAGAGAGTATCAAAACATGGGTTCAGGTTCAGACAACAATGTTCTTGCTGTAATAGCCAAAAATATTGATGTTCTTGCTTT GCCTCTAGTCTCTCTTGTTTACCCACT GTATGCTTCTATTAGGGCTATAGAAACAAAGTCCCGTGCAGATGATAGGCAATGGCTAACGTATTGGGTTCTTTATTCTTTGATTACTCTCTTCGAACTTAGTTTCTCTAAGGTCATTGAGTG GTTTCCAATATGGTCTTATGCAAAGCTAGCTGCAATATGCTGGCTAGTTCTACCTTACTTCAATGGAGCAGCTTATGTTTATGAGAATTTCATAAGACCATTTTACAGAAATCCACAAGTTAAAATTTGGTATGTTCCTCTGAAGAAGGACATTTTCAGTAAGCCAGACGATGTCCTAACAGCTGCAGagaaatatattgaagaacaCGGACCACAAGCATTTGAAAGGCTTTTAGCCAAG CAGGCTGATAGAGATGCAAGAAGCAGGAGGAACAACTACATGACCTTTGATGATGATTATCGATATTGA